The Glaciimonas sp. PCH181 genome contains the following window.
GTAACCACGATCCAGATGGTAAATCCGTTCAATCAAAGTTTCGCCCTCCGCCACCAAACCGGCAATCACCAGCGATGCGGATGCACGCAAATCGGTCGCCATCACGGGCGCGCCGTATAGCTTATCAACGCCTTTGATAATGGCGGTATTGCCCTGAATATCAATCGCTGCGCCGAGACGATTCATCTCTTGCACGTGCATGAAACGATTTTCAAAAATTGTTTCGGTCACACGACTAGCACCATCGGCAATCAAATTCATCGCCATGAATTGCGCCTGCATGTCTGTCGGGAATCCCGGATATTCGGTGGTTCGAAAACTCACTGCCTTAGGACGCGCCGCCATCTGCACACGAATCCAATCGTCGCCCGATGTCAAAATCACACCCGCTTCGCGCAATTTGTCGAGCGCTACATCCAAGGTGTGAGTCCGGGTATTTTTCAGCAACACATCGCCGCCAGTGGCAGCAACGGCACACAAAAATGTGCCGGTTTCGATACGATCGGCGATGACAGAATGCGATGCACCGTGCAACTTTTCAACGCCTTGAATTACCAGGCGATCGGTGCCGATGCCTTCAATTCGCGCACCCATCGCCACCAGCAAATTGGCAAGGTCGGTCACTTCAGGTTCACGCGCCGCATTTTCGAGTATCGTTTCGCCATCCGCCAGCGTCGCCGCCATCAGCAAATTCTCGGTGCCGGTCACGGTAATCATGTCGGTAACAACATGCGCACCCTTTAGCTTTTTAGCCTTGGCATGGATGTAACCGGCTTCGATATTGATCTCGGCGCCCATCGCTTGCAGACCTTTGATGTGCTGATCAACAGGCCGCGAACCAATCGCGCAACCGCCCGGCAACGATACTTTCGCTTCGCCGAAACGGGCCAGCAAAGGTCCCAATACCAGAATCGATGCCCGCATGGTTTTCACCATTTCATACGGTGCTTCCAAACTGGTAATCGCGTCACCCTGCAAGATCACAGAATGATCTTCTTGCTTTGCTTTTAATCCGATCTGACGCAACAGCTTGAGCATAGTCGAGACATCGTGCAAATTCGGCACGTTGCTCAGATCCAGTTGATCTGAAGTCAACAGACCTGCA
Protein-coding sequences here:
- the murA gene encoding UDP-N-acetylglucosamine 1-carboxyvinyltransferase, whose translation is MDKLLIQGGNRLSGEITISGAKNAALPILCAGLLTSDQLDLSNVPNLHDVSTMLKLLRQIGLKAKQEDHSVILQGDAITSLEAPYEMVKTMRASILVLGPLLARFGEAKVSLPGGCAIGSRPVDQHIKGLQAMGAEINIEAGYIHAKAKKLKGAHVVTDMITVTGTENLLMAATLADGETILENAAREPEVTDLANLLVAMGARIEGIGTDRLVIQGVEKLHGASHSVIADRIETGTFLCAVAATGGDVLLKNTRTHTLDVALDKLREAGVILTSGDDWIRVQMAARPKAVSFRTTEYPGFPTDMQAQFMAMNLIADGASRVTETIFENRFMHVQEMNRLGAAIDIQGNTAIIKGVDKLYGAPVMATDLRASASLVIAGLVAEGETLIERIYHLDRGYDQMERKLSAVGAKIERVK